One window of Mucilaginibacter inviolabilis genomic DNA carries:
- a CDS encoding RNA polymerase sigma factor, with translation MNTLSDNAIMLRVKTGELEKMGLLFERYHRALYGFLFHMTYNREGSEDMVQTVFYKMLKYRNSFTGEGEFMAWMYQIARNVLKDSYKKKSQNVSHYDVADFADGIAGGITADEQFELKQTRTELHGAMKNLSNDHREVLIMSRLQELKYQEIAQILQITEGAVKVRAHWAMQELKQVYLKRKC, from the coding sequence TTGAATACGCTAAGTGACAATGCCATCATGCTTCGGGTTAAAACCGGGGAACTGGAAAAAATGGGGCTGCTTTTTGAGCGGTACCACAGGGCTTTATATGGCTTTTTGTTTCACATGACCTATAACCGGGAAGGTAGTGAAGATATGGTTCAAACTGTTTTTTATAAGATGCTCAAATACCGTAACAGTTTTACCGGCGAGGGTGAGTTTATGGCATGGATGTACCAGATAGCCCGCAATGTATTAAAAGACAGTTATAAAAAGAAATCGCAGAATGTTTCGCACTATGATGTTGCTGATTTTGCCGATGGGATTGCAGGAGGCATAACAGCCGATGAACAATTTGAACTCAAACAAACGCGTACCGAGCTTCATGGAGCTATGAAGAATTTAAGCAATGATCATCGTGAAGTTTTGATCATGAGCAGGCTGCAGGAGTTAAAGTACCAGGAAATAGCACAGATACTTCAAATAACCGAAGGTGCTGTTAAAGTAAGGGCACACTGGGCTATGCAAGAGTTAAAACAGGTTTATTTAAAAAGAAAATGCTAA
- a CDS encoding DUF4097 family beta strand repeat-containing protein, which translates to MKMIKAIKITCALLAVLLLNTRVWAQGGSGQLIVPLSDPGKPYKLSAGLVRGSITVTGYEGKDIVIDAQSGEERRGHVKEDGNGMKRLIGNNNLDITAEEKNNEINVGGSAGKFVNLIIKVPQSGAKLKLSAINDGNIMVSNVKGELEVINVNGHIKLTGISGSVVANTINGDVTVTFRSIDPKAAMAFTTLNGNVDVTFPATLKANVKLKSDRGDIYTDFDVVNTAQKPAVTKTNKNGMYSLKIDDWVYGKIDGGGPEMMMKNMNGNIYIRKAK; encoded by the coding sequence ATGAAAATGATAAAAGCTATAAAAATTACCTGTGCCCTCCTAGCAGTTTTATTATTAAACACGCGTGTTTGGGCGCAAGGGGGCTCCGGGCAACTGATTGTTCCGCTGAGCGATCCGGGAAAACCTTATAAATTGAGCGCCGGCCTGGTTCGTGGATCAATTACGGTAACAGGCTACGAAGGTAAAGACATTGTGATAGATGCCCAGTCGGGAGAAGAAAGACGTGGCCACGTTAAAGAAGATGGCAACGGCATGAAGCGCCTGATAGGCAATAATAATCTCGATATCACAGCCGAAGAAAAAAACAACGAGATTAATGTAGGCGGTAGTGCCGGCAAGTTTGTTAATTTAATTATCAAAGTGCCGCAAAGTGGGGCTAAACTAAAGTTATCTGCTATAAATGACGGTAATATTATGGTGTCCAATGTAAAAGGTGAGCTGGAGGTAATTAATGTGAATGGTCATATCAAATTAACCGGTATTTCTGGTTCTGTGGTGGCTAATACAATTAATGGTGATGTGACTGTTACATTCAGATCTATTGATCCTAAAGCGGCGATGGCATTCACTACATTAAACGGCAATGTAGATGTAACTTTCCCGGCCACGCTGAAAGCGAATGTAAAGCTCAAATCAGATCGTGGCGATATTTATACCGATTTTGATGTGGTGAATACAGCACAAAAGCCGGCGGTTACAAAAACGAATAAAAACGGTATGTACAGCCTCAAAATTGACGATTGGGTTTACGGAAAAATTGATGGCGGCGGTCCCGAAATGATGATGAAAAACATGAACGGCAATATATACATCCGTAAAGCGAAGTAG
- a CDS encoding pirin family protein, with amino-acid sequence MKKAIDHILEAREKKITEEDVVLQPLPHQQFRFANPFIVLHHMRPVTIRPGQSSRIHPHPHRGFSPYTIMLQGEGYHRDNAGNDKVVKAGDVQQMFAGKGILHSEGPTDELLKTGGTQELIQLWINAPKASKWDEPFYQAATKDQQPHVLLSDGLNFRLLSGDYEGKTGPIKNFTPVISIVGEVTAGKTAHFTATPGYWTLLYIIHGDVEVNDHQAVSAHNLIVFSKENEDISVTATTDAQVLYLSAEPIEEPVAAKDNFVMNTPEENEQAIADYKNGLFGTLSF; translated from the coding sequence ATGAAAAAAGCCATAGACCATATACTGGAAGCCCGAGAGAAAAAAATAACGGAAGAAGATGTAGTGCTACAGCCCTTACCCCATCAGCAATTCCGCTTTGCAAATCCGTTTATTGTGTTGCATCATATGAGGCCGGTTACTATTCGGCCCGGGCAATCGTCACGGATACATCCGCACCCTCATCGTGGTTTTAGTCCTTATACCATTATGTTACAGGGTGAAGGTTACCACCGGGATAATGCCGGCAATGATAAAGTAGTTAAGGCAGGCGATGTACAACAAATGTTTGCAGGGAAGGGTATTTTACACAGCGAGGGCCCAACCGATGAACTTTTAAAAACCGGTGGCACACAGGAGTTGATACAGCTTTGGATAAATGCCCCTAAAGCCAGCAAATGGGATGAACCCTTTTATCAGGCTGCTACCAAAGACCAGCAACCTCATGTACTGTTAAGTGACGGCTTGAACTTCCGCCTGTTAAGCGGCGATTATGAAGGCAAAACCGGCCCTATTAAAAACTTCACACCAGTTATTTCTATAGTTGGTGAAGTAACAGCCGGTAAAACAGCACATTTTACAGCAACACCCGGCTACTGGACTTTGTTATATATTATCCATGGCGATGTGGAAGTGAATGATCATCAGGCAGTATCCGCTCATAATCTCATTGTATTCAGCAAAGAAAATGAAGATATCTCTGTAACCGCGACCACCGATGCGCAGGTATTATACCTTTCGGCCGAACCCATCGAGGAACCTGTTGCCGCTAAAGACAATTTTGTAATGAACACACCAGAAGAAAACGAACAGGCCATTGCCGATTATAAGAACGGCCTGTTCGGAACTTTAAGTTTTTAA
- a CDS encoding TapB family protein: MSESKIKRVITIITVLLFSAQFAVAQNCGQFVGAISGKKLTYVNLDTKGNSLGKISYTATKKNATTVVVHSEFTDKDGKPGPSGDTEMICDGDAIKVDMKSFVPASSMKQYNNMQITGDVKYMAYPLNLSVGQKLDDCTVTLDIGNGGQSMSAMQMDIINRMVEKEENVTTNAGSFDCYKITYDSTVKIKMIGIGIPLHIKVAEWFSPKLGRFIKSETYDKKSKLKGSTVLDAIN, encoded by the coding sequence ATGTCAGAGTCTAAAATAAAAAGGGTTATTACTATTATCACAGTGCTGCTTTTTAGTGCGCAGTTTGCCGTAGCACAAAACTGTGGTCAGTTTGTGGGGGCGATAAGTGGAAAAAAGCTCACTTACGTAAATCTGGATACCAAAGGGAATTCTCTGGGGAAAATCTCCTATACAGCTACTAAAAAGAATGCCACAACCGTAGTGGTGCATAGCGAGTTTACAGATAAAGATGGAAAACCAGGCCCCAGTGGCGACACAGAAATGATCTGTGATGGTGATGCCATTAAAGTTGATATGAAATCCTTTGTACCTGCTTCTTCCATGAAACAGTACAACAATATGCAAATCACGGGAGATGTCAAATACATGGCTTATCCACTTAATTTAAGTGTTGGTCAAAAATTGGATGACTGCACGGTTACTCTTGATATTGGCAACGGCGGGCAGTCTATGTCGGCCATGCAGATGGATATTATAAACCGTATGGTTGAAAAAGAGGAAAACGTAACCACCAACGCAGGTAGTTTTGATTGCTATAAAATCACTTATGATTCTACCGTGAAAATCAAAATGATTGGCATAGGTATACCCTTGCATATTAAAGTAGCCGAATGGTTTTCTCCAAAACTGGGTCGCTTTATAAAATCAGAAACGTACGATAAAAAATCAAAGCTCAAAGGCTCTACAGTGCTTGACGCTATAAACTAA
- a CDS encoding Crp/Fnr family transcriptional regulator, which translates to MDDILERFWKGINNYAKLSDESRTAWEKGLKRKVYNKNDLFLTEGQIPRMVAFVGEGLFAQSYTSQDGDTIIKRFFPEGYFVASTSALLLKGPSMFTIKALEPSVVLEYNFNDFKQLTEKYSDIAAMYIRYLELHWIIEKEPLEIAFRSDTAKTRYVQFLKDYPALEPRLKQHEVAAYLGITPTQLSRIRAEL; encoded by the coding sequence GTGGATGATATACTGGAAAGATTTTGGAAAGGGATAAACAACTATGCCAAATTATCGGATGAAAGCCGCACAGCCTGGGAGAAGGGTTTAAAAAGAAAGGTGTATAACAAAAATGACCTTTTTTTAACGGAAGGGCAGATCCCCAGGATGGTTGCCTTTGTTGGCGAAGGGCTGTTTGCACAAAGCTATACCTCCCAGGATGGCGATACCATTATCAAGCGTTTTTTCCCCGAAGGATATTTTGTAGCATCAACCAGCGCTTTATTGCTAAAAGGCCCAAGCATGTTTACCATTAAGGCGCTGGAGCCAAGCGTGGTGCTGGAGTATAATTTTAACGATTTTAAACAGTTAACAGAAAAATATAGTGATATAGCAGCCATGTATATCAGGTATCTGGAACTGCACTGGATCATTGAGAAGGAGCCACTGGAAATAGCCTTCCGGTCTGACACTGCTAAAACCAGGTATGTTCAATTTTTAAAAGATTATCCCGCGCTTGAGCCCCGGTTAAAACAGCACGAAGTAGCAGCATACCTGGGTATAACCCCCACTCAATTAAGTCGCATCAGGGCCGAATTATAA
- a CDS encoding LacI family DNA-binding transcriptional regulator: MNFDAITIRDIARELHLSVSTVSKALRDSYEISDKTKKLVVEFAQKHNYRPNPMAQSLKKGHSKSIGIVVSSIDNQFFSQVINGMESEAYSQGYNVIITQSHESYELEVQNVGHLIHRAIDGLLISIATETADVEHLRRLQQQGLPIVFFDRVSNEIDTHKVIVDNLGGAYQATIHLLDSGYKNIAHITSSVTSSVTNQRLAGYVDALVERGIEVKEQNIKYCLHGGLNLDELEQAIDELMQTEPRPDAILTASDRITTSTMTLLHKKNIRIPQDVALVGFSNTVLADVLNPSLTSVNQPAFEIGRKATEMLLSIINSKRPVTEFENVILPTELFIRSSSASKHK, translated from the coding sequence ATGAATTTTGATGCCATTACTATAAGGGATATTGCCAGGGAATTACATCTATCCGTATCTACAGTTTCTAAAGCCCTGAGAGACAGCTATGAAATCAGCGATAAAACCAAAAAGCTTGTAGTAGAGTTTGCCCAAAAACATAATTACCGACCTAACCCAATGGCCCAAAGCCTTAAAAAAGGGCATAGCAAATCCATTGGTATTGTAGTTTCCAGTATCGATAACCAGTTTTTTTCGCAGGTGATTAATGGTATGGAGTCTGAGGCTTATAGTCAGGGCTACAACGTGATCATTACCCAGAGTCATGAATCATATGAGTTGGAAGTACAAAACGTAGGTCACCTGATCCACCGGGCAATAGATGGTCTTTTAATTTCCATAGCGACTGAGACTGCTGATGTAGAACACCTCAGGCGATTGCAGCAACAAGGCTTACCTATTGTCTTTTTTGATCGGGTAAGTAACGAGATAGATACGCATAAAGTTATAGTCGACAATTTGGGTGGCGCTTACCAGGCTACTATACATTTGCTCGACTCAGGTTATAAAAATATAGCGCATATTACCAGCTCGGTAACATCCTCTGTCACCAACCAGCGGCTGGCCGGCTATGTAGATGCTCTTGTTGAAAGAGGCATTGAAGTAAAGGAGCAAAACATTAAATACTGTTTGCACGGTGGCCTTAACCTGGATGAGCTGGAACAAGCGATAGATGAGTTGATGCAGACAGAGCCACGCCCGGATGCTATTCTTACCGCCTCTGACAGGATCACGACATCCACCATGACCTTGCTGCATAAAAAAAACATAAGAATACCACAGGACGTAGCATTAGTTGGTTTTTCCAATACTGTACTGGCCGATGTATTAAACCCTTCCCTTACATCAGTAAACCAACCTGCTTTTGAAATTGGCAGAAAGGCAACCGAAATGTTATTGAGCATCATTAACAGCAAACGTCCGGTTACCGAATTTGAGAATGTGATTTTACCTACCGAGCTGTTTATCAGGAGTTCATCAGCCAGCAAGCATAAATAA
- a CDS encoding VOC family protein, which yields MTQLNAYLKFNGNCREAMAFYKNCFGGELTLQTVGNSPMAEFMPHEAPDTILHSSLISNSITLFASELTEPAGITQGNAVYLCIDSENKEEVKTFFEKLSAEARFISPLQDTPWGAFGVITDRFGFGWYLNYEVKTKA from the coding sequence ATGACGCAACTTAATGCTTATTTAAAATTTAATGGAAACTGTCGCGAAGCGATGGCTTTCTATAAAAATTGTTTTGGCGGGGAATTAACCCTGCAAACAGTTGGCAATTCGCCAATGGCCGAATTCATGCCGCACGAAGCCCCGGATACCATATTGCACTCCAGCTTAATTAGTAATAGTATTACCCTGTTTGCTTCGGAACTGACTGAGCCCGCAGGTATCACCCAGGGCAATGCTGTTTATTTATGCATCGACAGCGAAAATAAAGAAGAGGTTAAAACTTTTTTTGAAAAACTTTCGGCCGAAGCCCGGTTTATTTCTCCATTACAGGATACCCCATGGGGAGCCTTTGGGGTAATTACAGACCGGTTTGGTTTCGGCTGGTATTTAAATTATGAAGTTAAAACTAAAGCATAA
- a CDS encoding cupin domain-containing protein, whose translation MSTPINHYTDVLKNEVIVFNPGEGEILAIADNKITLKVTSEISNNQMGVYEILLQPGTVGAQLHYHRYMDETFIVNKGTLTVQLADKTIDAAEGSVVYIPRFTPHAFRNSSDSVVVTTLIFNPGQNREGFFFGLKEILTEQPIDPSKFLKLYDKYDSVSLNTENALPG comes from the coding sequence ATGAGTACTCCAATAAATCATTATACCGACGTATTAAAAAACGAAGTAATTGTCTTTAACCCTGGCGAAGGAGAGATATTAGCGATAGCAGACAATAAGATCACGCTAAAAGTAACCAGCGAGATATCAAATAACCAAATGGGTGTGTATGAAATTTTGCTGCAACCCGGCACCGTTGGCGCACAGCTACACTATCATCGTTATATGGACGAAACTTTTATTGTAAATAAAGGTACACTAACGGTTCAACTGGCCGATAAAACGATAGATGCCGCAGAAGGATCTGTTGTTTACATCCCCCGGTTTACACCCCACGCATTTCGTAATAGCAGCGACAGCGTTGTTGTCACCACTTTGATATTTAATCCGGGACAGAACCGGGAAGGTTTCTTTTTTGGTTTAAAAGAAATACTGACCGAACAGCCTATCGATCCATCTAAGTTTTTAAAACTGTATGATAAATACGATAGCGTTTCGCTAAATACAGAAAATGCGCTGCCCGGTTAA
- a CDS encoding HEAT repeat domain-containing protein, translating to MMKCEQYQELFTDYMNKQLSPEQKADLEVHAAGCDTCGQELAAMKELWNELGDLETPEPSVNVKVKFYAMLDTFTASAEEKKGFWDNIANNWNHLWQLQPRWPMAYSMLVVLISFACGYWIFSSGRSNKQDQQLQALSSQVHELRQTMMLALLENPSASERMRGVSYTSEIKHADKQVINALLATLNNDPNVNVRLSTLDALAHLSDHPEVREGLIRSILDQDSPLMQSAIADVMLKLQEKRSIGSFKELLKQKDLDRGVREKIKETITQLI from the coding sequence ATGATGAAGTGTGAGCAATACCAGGAGCTGTTTACAGATTATATGAATAAACAGTTAAGTCCGGAACAAAAAGCAGATCTGGAGGTACACGCTGCCGGCTGTGATACTTGCGGGCAAGAATTGGCCGCTATGAAAGAGCTATGGAATGAGCTGGGTGATTTGGAAACACCAGAACCATCAGTAAATGTAAAAGTGAAATTTTATGCCATGCTGGATACTTTTACAGCATCGGCTGAAGAGAAAAAGGGCTTTTGGGATAACATAGCCAACAACTGGAACCATTTATGGCAATTGCAGCCACGCTGGCCAATGGCTTATAGTATGCTTGTAGTGCTCATTAGTTTTGCCTGTGGGTACTGGATTTTTTCATCCGGTCGCAGTAATAAACAAGATCAACAGTTGCAGGCGCTTTCATCGCAGGTGCATGAGTTAAGACAAACCATGATGCTGGCTTTGTTGGAAAACCCATCAGCATCAGAGCGGATGCGAGGAGTAAGCTACACCAGCGAGATAAAACATGCTGATAAACAGGTTATCAACGCGCTGTTGGCAACCTTAAATAACGACCCTAATGTAAATGTACGCTTGAGTACATTAGATGCATTGGCGCATTTGTCTGATCATCCCGAGGTTAGGGAAGGGCTTATCCGTTCTATCTTAGACCAGGATTCGCCGTTGATGCAATCCGCCATAGCCGATGTGATGCTCAAGCTGCAGGAAAAACGTTCGATAGGTTCATTTAAAGAATTATTAAAACAAAAAGATCTGGATCGGGGCGTACGTGAAAAGATCAAGGAAACAATAACACAACTTATTTAA
- a CDS encoding DUF4097 family beta strand repeat-containing protein has translation MKKLLIPVLAGAGLCFAQFSASAQEFKQHISKQFTLQSGVVAIYNVYGSINVEGYSGDKVIMEIDETISGRSQEIVNQGKNEVKLAFDQKPDSVIAYIEKPYNSKPHHSWHDGDDTEVKYKIGLEFKVKVPFNTNLRVSTINDGHIAVKDVYGSLNLNNINGPIDIINAKGATDAHTINGAVTANYLKVPAEASSYKTINGEVKVTYPAALSADMEFKSMNGQFYTDFPNAEVMPSKVITTQSKNSKGTTFKLSKNSDVRIGTGGKLFKFETLNGDIYIKKQQ, from the coding sequence ATGAAAAAATTATTGATCCCCGTTTTGGCGGGAGCAGGGCTTTGTTTTGCCCAATTTTCGGCCTCGGCCCAGGAATTTAAACAACACATCAGCAAGCAGTTTACTTTGCAAAGCGGAGTGGTAGCTATTTATAATGTGTATGGCTCCATCAATGTAGAAGGTTATTCGGGCGATAAGGTGATCATGGAAATTGATGAAACCATCTCGGGCAGAAGTCAGGAAATCGTGAATCAGGGAAAAAATGAAGTTAAGCTTGCCTTTGATCAGAAACCCGATAGTGTAATAGCCTATATAGAAAAACCATATAATTCAAAACCACATCACAGTTGGCACGATGGGGATGATACCGAGGTTAAATATAAAATCGGTCTGGAGTTTAAAGTGAAAGTACCCTTCAATACTAATCTTCGGGTATCAACCATTAATGATGGGCATATCGCGGTTAAAGATGTTTATGGCTCATTAAACCTAAATAATATAAATGGCCCTATAGATATCATTAACGCCAAGGGCGCTACGGATGCGCATACCATTAACGGGGCGGTTACGGCCAATTATCTTAAAGTTCCGGCAGAAGCGTCATCTTATAAAACCATAAACGGAGAGGTGAAAGTTACCTATCCCGCAGCATTATCTGCTGATATGGAGTTTAAAAGTATGAACGGTCAGTTTTATACAGACTTTCCTAACGCCGAAGTAATGCCTAGCAAAGTAATTACTACCCAGTCAAAAAATAGTAAGGGTACAACCTTTAAACTCAGCAAAAACTCCGATGTACGGATAGGGACAGGTGGTAAATTATTCAAGTTTGAAACCCTCAACGGGGATATCTATATTAAAAAGCAACAATAA
- a CDS encoding alginate lyase family protein: MKKVALLISLLVAGIYAKAQYVSLNDAEIQVLKKNIADNGEVKKIFESYRQTAEQALNEQPNPIELIVSQGVLAGNPAKTASLKSLQDGNKIYALAFCYRLYRQKSYLQKAQDFLLAWANTNKPNGDPINETKLEDMITGYDLIRDNVSSESKQQIDSWLIKVAEAEFNSASAKPGRTTSFNNWNSHRIKTLTLVAFTLHNTGYEPRIYQELEKQINVNLNADGSGFDFLERDALHYHTYTLEPLLRASMVIYRAGGKNYFSYQSEKGASIQKSVDFLVPFVTGAKTHGEFVNSKVPFDKQRAANHEKGYEAGTLFEPANGVYTLSLAAYFNPAYIKDIQQVNNTRQKLNWQLVLDQVMKPVTNN, encoded by the coding sequence ATGAAAAAAGTAGCTTTATTGATAAGCCTTCTTGTCGCAGGAATTTACGCAAAGGCGCAATATGTAAGTTTAAATGATGCCGAAATTCAGGTATTGAAAAAGAATATTGCGGATAATGGTGAGGTGAAAAAAATTTTTGAATCCTACAGACAAACTGCCGAACAGGCTTTGAATGAGCAGCCAAATCCTATTGAATTAATTGTGTCGCAGGGAGTACTGGCTGGTAATCCAGCAAAAACGGCTAGTCTTAAATCATTACAGGATGGTAATAAAATTTATGCGTTGGCTTTTTGTTACAGGCTGTATCGGCAAAAATCGTATCTGCAGAAGGCACAGGATTTTCTGTTAGCCTGGGCAAATACCAATAAACCCAACGGCGACCCGATCAATGAAACCAAGCTGGAAGATATGATAACCGGCTACGATCTGATCAGGGATAACGTTTCCTCCGAATCAAAACAACAGATCGATAGTTGGTTGATCAAAGTGGCCGAAGCGGAGTTTAACAGTGCATCCGCAAAACCGGGTAGAACAACCAGTTTTAATAACTGGAACTCGCACCGGATCAAAACGCTCACATTGGTTGCCTTTACGTTGCATAACACTGGTTATGAACCACGTATTTATCAGGAATTAGAAAAACAAATCAATGTCAACCTGAATGCTGATGGAAGCGGGTTTGATTTTTTGGAAAGGGACGCACTGCATTACCATACCTATACGCTTGAACCTTTATTAAGGGCCAGTATGGTTATTTACCGGGCCGGCGGCAAAAACTATTTTAGCTATCAATCAGAAAAAGGAGCATCCATCCAGAAATCTGTCGATTTTTTAGTACCCTTTGTAACGGGAGCTAAAACTCATGGCGAATTTGTGAACAGTAAGGTGCCGTTTGATAAACAACGTGCCGCTAATCACGAAAAAGGATATGAAGCCGGTACCTTATTTGAACCCGCCAATGGTGTTTATACGCTTTCTTTAGCAGCGTATTTTAATCCAGCTTATATAAAAGATATACAACAGGTAAATAATACCAGGCAGAAACTCAACTGGCAATTAGTTCTTGACCAGGTTATGAAACCTGTTACAAATAACTAA
- a CDS encoding glycoside hydrolase family 88 protein, with product MRTKNLTVFFALTLLTTKVFSQTDVAKAFSFAQKQTNLMLKEVDTVKSDAANSALVSPRSLSVDGKLVMVPSKDWCSGFFPGELWFLYEYTQDKKWMDLARKFTANIEVEKTNGGTHDMGFKVYNSVGNGYRLTKDAHYKEVIIEAAKTLSTRFNPIVGSIKSWDNRKQWKFPVIIDNMLNLELLFEATRLTGDSSFYKIAVAHANTAMKNHFRADYSSYHVIDYDPETGKVLHKQTHQGYADESAWARGQAWGLYGYTMCYRETHNKAYLKQAENIAKFIFSNPNLPADLIPYWDYNDPAIPNVPRDASAAAVAASALYELSTYSKNAKEYRSTADKIVKTLSEKYQAKAGGSKGFLLIHSTGHKPAGTEIDVPIIYADYYYLEALLRKQHLYKSQPVINHN from the coding sequence ATGAGAACCAAAAACTTGACCGTATTTTTTGCGCTGACCCTTTTGACCACTAAGGTATTTTCACAAACCGATGTAGCCAAGGCTTTTTCATTTGCACAAAAACAAACCAATCTGATGCTTAAAGAGGTTGACACCGTAAAGTCAGACGCAGCTAATTCAGCACTTGTATCGCCACGGAGTTTAAGTGTTGATGGAAAATTGGTTATGGTGCCTTCAAAAGATTGGTGCAGCGGCTTTTTTCCGGGCGAGCTTTGGTTTTTGTATGAGTATACTCAAGATAAAAAGTGGATGGATCTTGCCCGCAAATTCACTGCGAATATTGAGGTCGAGAAAACAAATGGAGGCACCCATGATATGGGTTTTAAGGTATATAACAGTGTGGGCAATGGCTATCGGTTAACAAAAGATGCGCATTATAAAGAAGTGATTATAGAAGCAGCCAAAACACTGTCAACCCGGTTTAATCCGATTGTGGGTTCCATCAAATCATGGGATAACCGTAAACAATGGAAATTTCCGGTTATTATTGATAACATGCTTAACCTGGAGTTGTTGTTTGAAGCAACCCGTTTAACGGGCGACTCTTCTTTTTATAAGATAGCAGTTGCTCATGCCAATACTGCCATGAAAAACCATTTCAGGGCCGATTATAGTTCTTATCATGTTATTGACTATGATCCTGAAACCGGTAAGGTACTGCACAAACAAACTCACCAGGGTTATGCTGATGAATCGGCCTGGGCGCGTGGGCAGGCTTGGGGGCTTTATGGTTATACCATGTGTTATCGCGAAACACATAACAAAGCCTATTTGAAACAGGCCGAAAATATTGCTAAGTTCATTTTTAGCAATCCTAATTTACCGGCAGATCTGATACCATACTGGGATTACAATGATCCGGCTATACCCAATGTTCCGCGCGATGCTTCGGCTGCCGCGGTAGCTGCTTCGGCATTGTATGAATTAAGTACTTATAGCAAAAACGCTAAAGAGTACCGCTCTACTGCCGATAAGATTGTTAAAACGCTAAGTGAAAAATATCAGGCCAAAGCAGGAGGGAGCAAAGGGTTTTTACTCATCCACAGTACGGGCCACAAACCAGCCGGTACCGAAATAGATGTGCCTATAATTTATGCCGACTATTATTACCTGGAAGCGTTGCTGCGTAAGCAGCATCTATATAAAAGTCAGCCCGTAATTAACCATAATTGA